A window of Cydia pomonella isolate Wapato2018A chromosome 22, ilCydPomo1, whole genome shotgun sequence contains these coding sequences:
- the LOC133530131 gene encoding ovochymase-2-like isoform X2: MKLHQLAVLSVCVALAAALRVRRDDDDDDDIDLTPTGQTKACKTKDGRDGMCVHESMCTEDHVFQPGGIIDDSEIRIGSCPGKWDWCCVFPNMTTTEPTATDRSKTDTGCRSGTKDSCPWCVGLYRDGGNPRTKSPSGLYCGGAIIGSKIVLTSASCVLGGKGSKLWVQLPGSDKHYTVNSTAKNTQFNSGTREHDTALLLLDEEVPWPEKQTGACLGLKTPLAGDCVAIGFDKKDQLVFTPMSVTSGSCTEQGSSYDAACGHTSGTCSVSSGSPVMCPSDGEGLIVAGLVRQNCVSNTAVLGSLVPSADWIRDELTKNAIAANRYSIIR; the protein is encoded by the exons ATGAAACTGCATCAGCTAGCTGTGTTGAGTGTGTGTGTGGCGCTGGCGGCCGCGCTGCGCGTGCGTcgtgacgatgatgatgatgatgacatagACCTCACACCTACCGGCC AAACCAAGGCATGCAAAACTAAGGACGGCAGAGATGGCATGTGCGTTCATGAGAGTATGTGCACGGAAGATCACGTGTTCCAACCAGGCGGTATCATCGACGACAGCGAGATTAG AATTGGCAGCTGTCCGGGCAAGTGGGACTGGTGTTGCGTATTTCCAAATATGACGACCACCGAGCCAACGGCCACAGACCGGAGCAAAACAGACACAG GGTGTAGATCGGGAACGAAGGATTCGTGTCCATGGTGCGTTGGGTTATACCG AGATGGTGGCAACCCCCGCACAAAATCTCCCTCTGGCCTCTACTGCGGAGGGGCGATCATAGGATCCAAGATTGTGCTGACGTCTGCCTCCTGCGTGCTAGGTGGAAAAGGATCCAAGCTGTGGGTGCAACTGCCAGGCTCAGACAAGCACTATACTGTGAATAGCACTGCGAAGAATACTCAATTCAACTCGG GGACGCGAGAACACGACACAGCGCTTCTACTGCTGGACGAAGAGGTTCCTTGGCCGGAGAAGCAAACTGGGGCCTGTCTGGGACTCAAGACACCACTAGCTGGGGACTGTGTTGCTATCGGCTTTGATAAGAAAGATCAGCTTGTGTTT ACGCCTATGTCAGTGACATCCGGTAGCTGTACAGAGCAGGGATCCAGTTATGATGCAGCATGCGGCCATACTAGTGGGACCTGCTCTGTGTCCTCAGGGTCACCAGTCATGTGCCCTTCTGAC GGCGAAGGACTGATCGTGGCCGGGCTAGTTCGGCAGAACTGCGTATCAAACACAGCGGTACTGGGCTCCCTGGTACCTTCAGCAGACTGGATACGAGACGAGCTCACCAAGAATGCTATAGCTGCCAACCGATACAGCATCATTCGATAG
- the LOC133530131 gene encoding ovochymase-2-like isoform X1, which yields MKLHQLAVLSVCVALAAALRVRRDDDDDDDIDLTPTGQTKACKTKDGRDGMCVHESMCTEDHVFQPGGIIDDSEIRLYLLRIGSCPGKWDWCCVFPNMTTTEPTATDRSKTDTGCRSGTKDSCPWCVGLYRDGGNPRTKSPSGLYCGGAIIGSKIVLTSASCVLGGKGSKLWVQLPGSDKHYTVNSTAKNTQFNSGTREHDTALLLLDEEVPWPEKQTGACLGLKTPLAGDCVAIGFDKKDQLVFTPMSVTSGSCTEQGSSYDAACGHTSGTCSVSSGSPVMCPSDGEGLIVAGLVRQNCVSNTAVLGSLVPSADWIRDELTKNAIAANRYSIIR from the exons ATGAAACTGCATCAGCTAGCTGTGTTGAGTGTGTGTGTGGCGCTGGCGGCCGCGCTGCGCGTGCGTcgtgacgatgatgatgatgatgacatagACCTCACACCTACCGGCC AAACCAAGGCATGCAAAACTAAGGACGGCAGAGATGGCATGTGCGTTCATGAGAGTATGTGCACGGAAGATCACGTGTTCCAACCAGGCGGTATCATCGACGACAGCGAGATTAG ACTTTATTTACTCAGAATTGGCAGCTGTCCGGGCAAGTGGGACTGGTGTTGCGTATTTCCAAATATGACGACCACCGAGCCAACGGCCACAGACCGGAGCAAAACAGACACAG GGTGTAGATCGGGAACGAAGGATTCGTGTCCATGGTGCGTTGGGTTATACCG AGATGGTGGCAACCCCCGCACAAAATCTCCCTCTGGCCTCTACTGCGGAGGGGCGATCATAGGATCCAAGATTGTGCTGACGTCTGCCTCCTGCGTGCTAGGTGGAAAAGGATCCAAGCTGTGGGTGCAACTGCCAGGCTCAGACAAGCACTATACTGTGAATAGCACTGCGAAGAATACTCAATTCAACTCGG GGACGCGAGAACACGACACAGCGCTTCTACTGCTGGACGAAGAGGTTCCTTGGCCGGAGAAGCAAACTGGGGCCTGTCTGGGACTCAAGACACCACTAGCTGGGGACTGTGTTGCTATCGGCTTTGATAAGAAAGATCAGCTTGTGTTT ACGCCTATGTCAGTGACATCCGGTAGCTGTACAGAGCAGGGATCCAGTTATGATGCAGCATGCGGCCATACTAGTGGGACCTGCTCTGTGTCCTCAGGGTCACCAGTCATGTGCCCTTCTGAC GGCGAAGGACTGATCGTGGCCGGGCTAGTTCGGCAGAACTGCGTATCAAACACAGCGGTACTGGGCTCCCTGGTACCTTCAGCAGACTGGATACGAGACGAGCTCACCAAGAATGCTATAGCTGCCAACCGATACAGCATCATTCGATAG
- the LOC133530419 gene encoding uncharacterized protein LOC133530419: MILDNVIDREFQMMLLPLNILEILYCQPKFRITETFITPNGIRENLLCTLGVLLMILANVGYVSINSYIPGNDEISDIIHSFICTDAAFYIVYCLLMYAMNIIYKNQIVQLIIKMQKAYRVLQNENGLRRFQKSNWIFVVAVFLFYFTYNLSYTIFNIYRVTHLLYDVVLFYFDVNIIVAIRIVKFLEYELILWKKELNKFLKTCSTTNHNQLVKYLVNVSYEERRLLSAYSNIIGAFRLCANVFGMSVSNFLLHFIVVCQKFYLAVADVESTCAVIRCDEGCLGSISVQQLHFFYFSVSAHRLSKNVQRFGACVGARNMMRPFNLVSIGAATPLHMLTVLVTYTVVILQFAFL, encoded by the exons ATGATACTCGACAACGTAATAGATAGAGAGTTCCAAATGATGCTTTTACCTTTGAATATTCTGGAAATCCTCTACTGCCAACCGAAATTTCGGATTACAGAAACATTTATCACTCCAAATGGCATACGCGAAAATCTGCTTTGTACGTTAGGTGTTCTTTTAATGATCCTTGCAAATGTGGGCTatgtatctattaatagttACATTCCTGGCAATGATGAAATAAGTGACATCatacattcatttatttgtaCCGATGCAGCATTTTACATTGTATACTGTCTATTAATGTACGCCAtgaacataatatataaaaaccaAATTGTGCAACTCATTATTAAAATGCAGAAAGCTTATAGAGTACTCCAAAATGAAAATGGCTTGAGAAGATTCCAAAAGAGCAACTGGATCTTTGTTGTTGCTGTATTCCTTTTCTATTTCACGTACAATTTAAGTTACACAATCTTTAATATTTACCGAGTAACACATCTTTTATATGACGTAGTTTTATTCTATTTTGACGTGAACATTATTGTCGCTATACGGATAGTAAAGTTTTTGGAATATGAGCTAATACTTTGGAAAAAAGAattgaataaatttttgaaaactTGTTCGACGACGAATCACAACCAGCTTGTTAAATACTTGGTAAATGTCAGTTATGAAGAAAGACGACTTTTAAGCGCTTATTCAAACATTATTGGAGCCTTTAGGCTATGCGCCAATGTTTTTGGCATGTCTGTAAGTAACTTTTTACTGCATTTTAT CGTGGTGTGTCAAAAGTTCTACTTGGCCGTAGCAGATGTGGAAAGTACCTGCGCGGTAATACGCTGCGATGAGGGCTGCCTTG GATCGATATCAGTCCAACAactgcattttttttacttttcagtttCCGCGCATCGTCTCTCCAAGAATGTCCAACGTTTTGGCGCATGTGTAGGAGCGAGAAACATGATGCGCCCTTTCAACTTGGTGTCCATCGGCGCTGCAACACCGCTTCACATGCTGACGGTGCTTGTTACCTATACTGTAGTAATACTGCAGTTCGCATTTCTGTAG